The Aethina tumida isolate Nest 87 chromosome 6, icAetTumi1.1, whole genome shotgun sequence genome has a segment encoding these proteins:
- the LOC109606484 gene encoding brachyurin → MKFALCFVAVLGAAVAFPQVPPQENIDIDWSKIVSKDIYIDDNGEVKHESRVIGGTEAARNSIPWQAGLIIDGSSFCGGSLISRNYVLTAAHCTSGARSILVILGAHNIQQTESTQQRINSGKIITHSGYSASTIANDIALIKLSTPATLNSVVKTVPLAKSGSGTWANQASVLSGWGRTSDSSSSISSVLMRVGLTTITNSVCQATFGSSVRSTNICTSGSGPKGGCNGDSGGPLTVSGTQVGIVSFGSSTCASGRPTVFTRVSEYQSWIAANSDVSF, encoded by the exons ATGAAATTCGCTCTGTGTTTTGTGGCTGTTCTCGGGGCAGCTGTAGCCTTCCCTCAAGTTCCTCCACAG GAAAACATCGACATCGACTGGAGCAAAATCGTATCCAAAGACATTTACATCGATGACAATGGAGAAGTGAAACATGAGAGCAGAGTTATTGGAGGCACCGAAGCTGCCAGAAATTCCATCCCATGGCAGGCAGGTCTCATCATTGACGGAAGCAGTTTCTGTGGTGGCTCACTGATCTCCAGGAACTACGTCCTCACCGCAGCTCACTGCACATCtgg agCGAGGTCTATCTTGGTAATCTTGGGTGCCCACAACATCCAACAAACCGAGTCCACCCAACAGCGCATTAACAGTGGCAAAATCATCACTCACTCAGGCTACTCCGCGTCCACCATCGCCAACGATATTGCCCTCATCAAGTTGTCGACTCCAGCCACACTTAACTCCGTCGTTAAGACCGTTCCTCTTGCCAAGAGCGGCAGCGGTACCTGGGCCA ACCAAGCTTCCGTCTTGTCTGGATGGGGCAGAACCAGCGACTCATCATCTTCCATCTCGTCGGTCCTCATGAGGGTTGGCCTCACCACAATCACCAACAGCGTATGTCAAGCCACCTTCGGATCGAGCGTCAGAAGCACCAACATCTGCACATCCGGATCCGGACCAAAGGGTGGTTGCAACGGAGACTCTGGCGGTCCTTTGACCGTTAGCGGTACCCAAGTCGGTATCGTGTCATTCGGATCCAGTACTTGTGCTTCAGGAAGACCGACCGTGTTCACCAGAGTGTCCGAATACCAAAGCTGGATCGCCGCCAACTCTGATGTCTCTTTCTAA
- the LOC126266015 gene encoding brachyurin-like, which translates to MKFALCFVAVLGAAVAFPQVPPQENIDIDWSKIVSKDIYIDDNGEVKHESRVIGGTEAARNSIPWQAGLIIDGSGFCGGSLISRNYVLTAAHCTSGARSILVILGAHNIQQTESTQQRINSGKIITHSGYSASTIANDIALIKLSTPATLNSAVQTVPLAKSGSGTWANQASVLSGWGRTSDSSSSISSVLMRVGLTTITNSVCQATFGSSVRSTNICTSGSGPKGACNGDSGGPLTVSGTQVGIVSFGSSTCAAGRPTVFTRVSEYQSWIASNSDVSF; encoded by the exons ATGAAATTCGCTCTGTGTTTTGTGGCTGTTCTCGGGGCAGCTGTAGCCTTCCCTCAAGTTCCTCCACAG GAAAACATCGACATCGACTGGAGCAAAATCGTATCCAAAGACATATACATCGATGACAATGGAGAGGTAAAACATGAGAGCAGAGTTATTGGAGGCACCGAAGCTGCCAGAAATTCCATCCCATGGCAGGCAGGTCTCATCATTGACGGAAGCGGTTTCTGTGGTGGCTCACTGATCTCCAGGAACTACGTCCTCACCGCAGCTCACTGCACATCcgg ggCGAGGTCTATCTTGGTAATCTTGGGTGCCCACAACATCCAACAAACCGAGTCCACCCAACAGCGTATTAACAGTGGCAAAATCATCACTCACTCGGGCTACTCAGCGTCCACCATCGCCAACGACATTGCCCTCATCAAGTTGTCGACTCCAGCCACACTTAACTCCGCCGTTCAGACCGTTCCTCTTGCCAAGAGCGGCAGCGGTACCTGGGCCA ACCAAGCTTCCGTCTTGTCTGGATGGGGCAGAACCAGCGACTCATCATCCTCCATCTCGTCGGTCCTCATGAGGGTTGGCCTCACCACAATCACCAACAGCGTGTGTCAAGCCACCTTCGGATCGAGCGTCAGAAGCACCAACATCTGCACATCCGGATCCGGACCAAAGGGAGCTTGCAACGGAGACTCCGGCGGTCCTTTGACCGTTAGCGGAACCCAAGTCGGTATCGTGTCGTTCGGATCCAGTACTTGTGCTGCAGGAAGACCGACCGTGTTCACCAGGGTGTCCGAATACCAAAGCTGGATCGCCTCCAACTCTGATGTCTCCTTCTAA
- the LOC126266014 gene encoding brachyurin-like codes for MKFALCFVAVLGAAVAFPQVPPQENIDIDWSKIVSKDIYIDDNGEVKHESRVIGGTEAARNSIPWQAGLIIDGSSFCGGSLISRNYVLTAAHCTSGARSILVILGAHNIQQTESTQQRINSGKIITHSGYSASTISNDIALIKLSTPATLNSAVQTVPLAKSGSGTWANQASVLSGWGRTSDSSSSISSVLMRVGLTTITNSVCQSTFGSSVRSTNICTSGSGPKGGCNGDSGGPLTVSGTQVGIVSFGSSTCASGRPTVFTRVSEYQSWIAANSDVSF; via the exons ATGAAATTCGCTCTGTGTTTTGTAGCTGTTCTCGGAGCAGCTGTGGCCTTCCCTCAAGTTCCTCCACAG GAAAACATCGACATCGACTGGAGCAAAATCGTATCCAAAGACATTTACATCGATGACAATGGAGAAGTGAAACATGAAAGCAGAGTTATTGGAGGCACCGAAGCTGCCAGAAATTCCATCCCATGGCAGGCAGGTCTCATCATTGACGGAAGCAGTTTCTGTGGTGGCTCACTGATCTCCAGGAACTACGTCCTCACCGCAGCTCACTGCACATCtgg ggCGAGGTCTATCTTGGTAATCTTGGGTGCCCACAACATCCAACAAACCGAGTCCACCCAACAGCGCATTAACAGTGGCAAAATCATCACTCACTCAGGCTACTCCGCCTCCACCATCTCCAACGATATTGCCCTCATCAAGTTGTCGACTCCAGCCACACTTAACTCCGCCGTTCAGACCGTTCCTCTTGCCAAGAGCGGCAGCGGTACCTGGGCCA ACCAAGCTTCCGTCTTGTCTGGATGGGGCAGAACCAGCGACTCATCATCCTCCATCTCGTCGGTCCTCATGAGGGTTGGCCTCACCACGATCACCAACAGCGTGTGTCAATCCACCTTCGGATCGAGCGTCAGAAGCACCAACATCTGCACATCCGGATCCGGACCAAAGGGTGGTTGCAACGGAGACTCTGGCGGTCCTTTGACCGTTAGCGGTACCCAAGTCGGTATCGTGTCGTTTGGATCCAGCACTTGTGCTTCAGGAAGGCCGACCGTGTTCACCAGAGTGTCCGAATACCAAAGCTGGATCGCCGCCAACTCTGATGTCTCCTTCTAA
- the LOC126266016 gene encoding brachyurin-like isoform X3: MKCVLNLLLLSLVALTKQDDVKWLQLDQRRVSENVTEYTKLFQQSRIIGGTEAPKHSSPWQAALRINNKYLCGGSLVSKKFVLTAGHCTSIAEKVLVILGAHNLSEFESSQQRIWSASITTHPNYHKTFNDIGVVQLSTPARLNSYVQVVPLANRRSGKFNYVAATLSGWGRTNDESKNISQVLMRVNLITMPNIICNIKYRKYKGVIKNTDICTSGYGIKGTCNGDSGSPLITRGIQIGIVSFGPTLCETEMPSVFTRVSKFQTWIAQNTDVSF; this comes from the exons ATGAAGTGCGTATTGAATTTACTTCTCCTGTCACTAGTTGCTCTTACGaaa cAAGACGATGTTAAATGGTTACAACTCGATCAAAGGCGAGTCTCTGAAAATGTAACTGAATATACGAAGTTATTTCAACAAAGTAGAATCATTGGTGGAACAGAAGCGCCGAAACACTCATCTCCATGGCAAGCTGCCCTTCGTATCAACAATAAATACCTTTGTGGTGGTTCGcttgtttctaaaaaatttgtgCTTACTGCAGGTCACTGCACTTcaat TGCTGAAAAAGTCTTAGTGATATTGGGAGCTCATAACCTTAGTGAATTTGAGTCCTCACAACAAAGAATCTGGAGTGCCTCAATTACCACGCAcccaaattatcataaaacatTCAATGATATTGGAGTCGTTCAGCTGTCGACTCCAGCTCGCCTCAATTCTTATGTCCAGGTCGTTCCTCTTGCCAATAGAAGAAGCGGAAAATTTAAct ATGTTGCTGCTACCTTGTCAGGATGGGGTAGAACAAATGATGAATCAAAGAACATATCGCAGGTTTTAATGAGAGTTAATTTGATTACAATgccaaatataatttgtaacattaaatatcGCAAATATAAaggagttattaaaaataccgaTATCTGTACATCTGGATATGGTATAAAAGGGACCTGCAATGGGGATTCTGGTAGTCCTTTAATTACAAGAGGCATTCAAATTGGTATCGTTTCATTTGGACCAACACTATGTGAGACAGAAATGCCCTCAGTTTTTACAAGAGTATCTAAATTCCAAACGTGGATTGCTCAAAACACGGATGTTTCCTTctag
- the LOC126266016 gene encoding brachyurin-like isoform X2, with protein sequence MKCVLNLLLLSLVALTKQDDVKWLQLDQRRVSENVTEYTKLFQQSRIIGGTEAPKHSSPWQAALRINNKYLCGGSLVSKKFVLTAGHCTSIAEKVLVILGAHNLSEFESSQQRIWSASITTHPNYHKTFNDIGVVQLSTPARLNSYVQVVPLANRRSGKFNYVAATLSAWDRTKYDSEDKSFVLMRVNLTTIPNIICNIKYRKYDADIKNTNICTSGYGKKGFCKGDFGSPLITRGIQIGIVSFGPKLCETEMHSAFTRVSKYQTWIAQNTDVSF encoded by the exons ATGAAGTGCGTATTGAATTTACTTCTCCTGTCACTAGTTGCTCTTACGaaa cAAGACGATGTTAAATGGTTACAACTCGATCAAAGGCGAGTCTCTGAAAATGTAACTGAATATACGAAGTTATTTCAACAAAGTAGAATCATTGGTGGAACAGAAGCGCCGAAACACTCATCTCCATGGCAAGCTGCCCTTCGTATCAACAATAAATACCTTTGTGGTGGTTCGcttgtttctaaaaaatttgtgCTTACTGCAGGTCACTGCACTTcaat TGCTGAAAAAGTCTTAGTGATATTGGGAGCTCATAACCTTAGTGAATTTGAGTCCTCACAACAAAGAATCTGGAGTGCCTCAATTACCACGCAcccaaattatcataaaacatTCAATGATATTGGAGTCGTTCAGCTGTCGACTCCAGCTCGCCTCAATTCTTATGTCCAGGTCGTTCCTCTTGCCAATAGAAGAAGCGGAAAATTTAAct ATGTTGCTGCTACCTTGTCAGCATGGGATAGAACAAAATATGATTCAGAGGACAAATCGTTTGTTTTAATGAGAGTTAATTTGACTACAATaccaaatataatttgtaacattaaatatcGCAAATATGAcgcagatattaaaaataccaatATCTGTACATCTGGATATGGCAAAAAAGGTTTCTGCAAAGGGGATTTTGGTAGTCCTTTAATTACAAGAGGCATTCAAATTGGTATCGTTTCATTTGGACCAAAACTATGTGAGACAGAAATGCACTCAGCTTTTACAAGAGTATCCAAATACCAAACTTGGATTGCTCAAAACACGGATGTTTCCTTctag
- the LOC126266016 gene encoding brachyurin-like isoform X1, translating into MKCVLNLLLLSLVALTKQDDVKWLQLDQRRVSENVTEYTKLFQQSRIIGGTEAPKHSSPWQAALRINNKYLCGGSLVSKKFVLTAGHCTSIAEKVLVILGAHNLSEFESSQQRIWSASITTHPNYHKTFNDIGVVQLSTPARLNSYVQVVPLANRRSGKFNYVAATLSAWDRTKYDSEDKSFVLMRVNLTTIPNIICNIKYRKYDADIKNTNICTSGYGKKGFCKGDFGSPLITRGIQIGIVSFGPKLCETEMPSAFTRVSKYQTWIAQNTDVSF; encoded by the exons ATGAAGTGCGTATTGAATTTACTTCTCCTGTCACTAGTTGCTCTTACGaaa cAAGACGATGTTAAATGGTTACAACTCGATCAAAGGCGAGTCTCTGAAAATGTAACTGAATATACGAAGTTATTTCAACAAAGTAGAATCATTGGTGGAACAGAAGCGCCGAAACACTCATCTCCATGGCAAGCTGCCCTTCGTATCAACAATAAATACCTTTGTGGTGGTTCGcttgtttctaaaaaatttgtgCTTACTGCAGGTCACTGCACTTcaat TGCTGAAAAAGTCTTAGTGATATTGGGAGCTCATAACCTTAGTGAATTTGAGTCCTCACAACAAAGAATCTGGAGTGCCTCAATTACCACGCAcccaaattatcataaaacatTCAATGATATTGGAGTCGTTCAGCTGTCGACTCCAGCTCGCCTCAATTCTTATGTCCAGGTCGTTCCTCTTGCCAATAGAAGAAGCGGAAAATTTAAct ATGTTGCTGCTACCTTGTCAGCATGGGATAGAACAAAATATGATTCAGAGGACAAATCGTTTGTTTTAATGAGAGTTAATTTGACTACAATaccaaatataatttgtaacattaaatatcGCAAATATGAcgcagatattaaaaataccaatATCTGTACATCTGGATATGGCAAAAAAGGTTTCTGCAAAGGGGATTTTGGTAGTCCTTTAATTACAAGAGGCATTCAAATTGGTATCGTTTCATTTGGACCAAAACTATGTGAGACAGAAATGCCCTCAGCTTTTACAAGAGTATCCAAATACCAAACTTGGATTGCTCAAAACACGGATGTTTCCTTctag
- the LOC109608090 gene encoding chymotrypsin BI-like, giving the protein LDQRRISENITEYFKTFQQSRIIGGTEAPKHSSPWQAALIIDSQGFCGGSLISKNYVLTAGHCTSEAESILVILGAHNVEEMESTKQLIWSASITTHSNYRNTLSGPVNDIGVVQLSTPAVLNSYVKVVPLAKQDVAATLSGWGRTTDDSWYLSPVLMRVNLTTIGNMICQFQVLRLKAIIRNTCTSGRGTKGGCNGDSGGALISNDVQIGIVSFGGSECERGMPSVFTRVSQYETWIAQNTDVSL; this is encoded by the exons CTCGATCAACGGcgaatatctgaaaatataactgaatattttaaaacattccaACAAAGTAGAATCATTGGAGGAACAGAAGCACCGAAACACTCTTCTCCATGGCAAGCTGCCCTTATTATCGACAGCCAAGGCTTTTGTGGTGGTTCgcttatttctaaaaattatgtgcTTACTGCAGGTCACTGCACGTCAGA AGCTGAATCAATTCTAGTAATATTGGGAGCTCATAACGTTGAAGAAATGGAGTCTACCAAACAACTAATCTGGAGTGCCTCAATAACCACCCACTCAAATTATCGTAACACATTAAGTGGTCCCGTGAATGATATTGGAGTGGTTCAGTTGTCAACTCCAGCCGTACTCAACTCTTATGTTAAGGTTGTTCCTCTTGCCAAACA AGACGTCGCCGCTACCTTATCAGGATGGGGCAGAACAACAGATGACTCATGGTACCTATCGCCAGTTCTTATGAGAGTTAACTTGACTACAATAGGAAATATGATTTGCCAGTTCCAAGTTCTCAGATTAAAAGCAATCATTAGAAATACCTGTACATCTGGACGTGGTACAAAAGGGGGCTGCAATGGAGATTCTGGTGGTGCTTTAATCAGTAATGACGTTCAAATTGGTATCGTTTCATTTGGAGGGTCTGAATGTGAGAGAGGAATGCCTTCAGTTTTTACAAGAGTATCACAATATGAAACTTGGATTGCTCAAAACACAGATGTttctttatag